Genomic DNA from Triticum dicoccoides isolate Atlit2015 ecotype Zavitan chromosome 4B, WEW_v2.0, whole genome shotgun sequence:
TAGAACCGAAGTTTTGAATCTTAAAGGTTTATGGAATGGTAGAACGGAAAACGGTGCTGAATATAATTTGGATCTATTTTGTGGCCAAAATGTATGTTAGTCGAAGTTTCCTTATAGCGTGTAGTATCAAAAGTTTAACTTTGTTTTTTCAGGTATTGCCTTACTTAAAGTGGGTGGTAGGATGGTTTACTCGACTTGCTCAATGAATCCTGTCGAAAATGAAGCTGTTGTAGCCGAGGTATTTGTTTGATTTTAGGAGCATTGATACATTATAGATTCCACCTACTGTTGAGCAAGTAGAGAGTATTATCTTTTACAAGGTATAGATATAGACTGAACTTGAGCCAAATCTGTGTGCACTTGAGGACCTTTTGGAGTACCTCTAGGTTTGTCTTTCTAGTTGGCTAGTTGCCTTATTTATCTTATAGCACAGCAGAAGTAGGCCTAGTAATGTACCTCCTTTCGTCGCTTAAAATGATGTTTACTTAACATGCTCACTAATCCGGATATGGGGCTTAAGACAAACATAAGCCCGTCTGAATTGCCTAATCATAAGATTCTTGATAGAGTTATTTTCTGGGGAGCAAGATTCCCAGTGGAGTACAAATGACAGTTTTCATGCTGACCAACTAATGCAGTTGGCTGGTTAGCAGCTACCATTTCTTTCTGTGTATTTATTGCATCTATGCTGTATCTCAGAACCTGGATATGTATAGAGCCTTTCTAAATTAATCCTTTTCTGTACTTGTTTTTTAATTTATGTTGCATAACATGATTCGTCGTCGTATTTGTTATTATTTTACATAATCAGCTTCTCCGGAGAACTGGAAGCTCTGTTGAACTACTTGATGTTTCTAATGAGCTACGAGAATTGGTCCGCCGCCCTGGACTTAGCACTTGGAAGGTTCGTTGACTCACATCGTGATTCTCTTGCTATTCTGTTTTCTCTGTGCTCTGTCCACCAGATTGGTGCTTTTTCCTAACTATTAGTTTTCTAGTATTTTAAAAAAATAATTTTCTATTTTCTTTTGTGTTTAGTCCACAATATAGGTGCCTGTTGTTTCTGCTAACTATGATATTATCGAATTCAACCTTTTTCTGTTTGGTGCTCAGTTGAGCAGTTGCTCCATACTGGGCAATACTGCATACTAGATATTAGGTGCCAAAACTTTGCTCTTCTAATCTGCTTTCCCCAATGGTTCCCCTTGTGACTTTTGCAGGTGAATGATAGAGGATCTTGGTTTCAGACTTATGAAGATGTTCCTGACAGTAGGAAGAATATAATATTGCCTAGCATGTTTCCTTCAAGGACAAGCATCCACGAAGGCCATACAGTGTATAACAGCTTTGATGTTAATTCAGAGTACAATGTGCCGTTCTCAAGAAATTTCAACATTGGAGATACAAACAATGTTAATTGTGATACAGGTGGCATTTCAAATAGTAATTCTGTTCAAAGCTTGGGTTCAAAATTTCCTCTGCATCGTTGCATGAGAATTGTTCCTCATGACGAAGACGGTGGGGCATTTTTCATTGCAGTTATTCATAAACTGTCCCCGTTGAATGGTAACCTCATGTTTTTGTTTCTGCATAAGATATTCTTTTACATTTCATAAATATTTCCTTATGTTCTGATTTACTGATATGCACTATCAATGATGCACTTAAATGTATTGTTGACATTATTTCAGAAAACCAGGTGATCAAGGTGAGAAAAACTGAGAACCTGCTATCAACAAACAGGACAGTGAAACTTCAGGAGCAATGTCAGCATAGAATTGTTTCTGAAGCTCTTGATGATAAGAAGTTGCTTGATGGACAGAATAAATTAAGCGTGGCCAACCAAACTTCAAAGGATGACAACCGTATTGAAGTTAAGGTGGTATCTGATGATGTAGAATATAGTCAGACAGAATCAGGCGATAGAAGTCATAGAATGGATAAGTTGGATTATCAACACAAGTGGAAAGGAATTGATCCAGTCCTATTTTTCAAAGATGAGGCTGTGATAAAAAATATTGTATCTTTCTTCGGTATCGAGGAATCGTTTTCACTAGAAGGTCATCTGGTGACAAGAAGTACTGATAATGCAAGGAGAATGTACTATATATCAAAATCAGTACGAGACATTTTAGAACTGAATGTACAAGTTGGTGAGCAGATTAAAATTGCTTCTCTTGGCGTAAAGATGTTTGTAAGCGCTCCAATCAAGCAGATTTTAATATATTTTCATGGAAAGAGTGCATATTTTCTTTAGCCGAAGCAATGAACTAACTCTGTTTCCTTGTTCACGGTCAGGAAAGGCATAGATCAAAGGATGGATGTTCATGTGCATATAGGCTATCTTATGAGGGGCTGTCATTGCTCTTCCCATACATGAGGAAGCGGATACTACACGCATCTCCAGTCGACTTCCAGCATCTTTTACAATATCGAACCATTAACTTTGCTTGTTTTGCCGATGCTAGATTCGGGGAGGAGGCTTCATCTTTGATGCCTGGTTGCTGCGTTGTAGTGCTGCGTGAAGGTAACATTATGCCCTATGTAGACCTGAAAGAACCCATGACTTATGGTAATGTAAATCTTGTTAATATTTCAGGGTGTCAAGTTGCGGATTCCATAGCCAAGGACCCCTCCCCAATCGCCATTGTTTGCTGGAGAGGAAAGGCGACTATGAATGTTTTGGTTTCTCCGGCCGATCGGAAGGAACTGCTAGAATATCGCTTTGGGTTCAAAGCACTCAAAGTCGAAGATGAGAAATCCAACAAAGAAATCGATGCATTAGCTGAAGGGAGCCTATAACAATGCTGTAGATGATCAGAACTTGCATTCCAATGAGGCATAGTAAACAAAGTTTACCGGCATTGCCAGGATTTGCTGCTGAATGTCGAAGGACTATTTAGAGCAACCCGAAGGTGATTATCTGCTGGTTTTCAGTGCACATTTTTCACTAATCTTGTAATACAAGTTAATTTCATATGAAAAAGAAATGTTAATAGCTTTTGAATGTGCCAGACCATGCACCGTCGAGGAAAAAAAACATGTCACCATGAATTAATCCATACCAACTTAGGTAAAAGGGCAAAACCACAGAGCAGGTAGTTGCTTGTTGATTGAAGAACCTGCGGTAAAGAACAATATGTAGAAGAATTCTTTCTTTCTGAAAGAAAGAAAATTGTGGATGCAATATCTGACTTTTCATTATGTGGTAGTGATGCACTGGTAATTCTGAAGTGAATGAGATGAAGTAATGTGCAAATGTTCTCAAATGTCTTAGGATAGTCGCCACTGGTATTTGATCTTTTTTTAAGGACATTGCTAGGCAGCAAACGGTTGCAGCGTTGCACAAACGAGCGCGTTTCTATTTTGGGCAGGTGTCAGCGCATAGGCCCACGGTCCATACATAAACGGCTTTGTTGCTCACGCGCCACATATATTAAGTGTTGAAGAGGCGGGAATCCATGCTTGTCTTGCTGGGTCTGtacgtttggttgcctgcatctagCCCAAACAACCCCGTTGGATGCAAGAAAAGCTGCTTGGTTCTGTACATAAGGTTCTCTCCCTCTAGTCCTCATCCGGGTGGTGCGTCTAGTATCATTGGTGGGCGTGTGAAGATGCGTCTCCGGTGGATCTATCTTTATCTTTGGTGAACCTGCTCAGATCTGATCgtcgttcgtctacgttcgtgagtCTTTAGATTGGATCCTTTTGATTTACGatactcttcatcggcggcggttgttgttctCGTGCGCTGGTCTTATGGGGTCTTAACAAGATGACTTTTCGCTTGTATATTACAACAGGTTTTGCTGGCTCCGGTGAGGgaagggcgatgacggcggcgcgtctAAGGCTCgtttcagtgcttgtagttgtcgcTTGGTGGTCTATGAATCTGCATGCAATTTTTAGTCGCCACTGGTATTTGATCTTTTTTTAAGGACATTGCTAGGCAGCAAACGGTTGCAGCGTTGCACAAACGAGCGCGTTTCTATTTTGGGCAGGTGTCAGCACATAGGCCCACGGTCCATACATAAACGGCTTTGTTGCTCACGCGCCACATATATTAAGTGTTGAAGAGGCGGGACTTCATGCTAGTCTTGTTGGGTCTGTATGGCGTATTTGGTTGCCTGCATCTAGCCCAAATAGGCCCGTTGGATGCAAGAAAAGCTGCTTGGTTGTGTACACAAGGTTCTCTCCTTCTAGTCCTAATCCCGGTGGTGCGTCTAGTATTGTCGATGGACGTGTGGAGTTGTGTCTCCGGTGGATCTGTCtttgtctttggtggatttgctcagaTCTAATCGTCGTTTGTCTACGTTCGCGagccttcaggttggatccttttgatATGTGATACTTCagacggcggttgctgttctggtacgCTAGTTTTAGGGGGTCTTAGCCAGACGACTTTTCGACTGTATATTACAACAAGTTTTGCTGGCTccgatgagggaggggcgatgacgacggCGCGTCTTCGGCTCGTTTCAACGCTTGTAGTTGTCGCTAATTGAtctatgaatctggatgtaatttttattatttctggtgtccgTTGCACTGCCACGATTGAATATGAATATTTTTGGGGCGCTATTTTTTTTCAGAAAAGCTTAGAAAGGGGTTAAGCTCTGAAGAAAGGAAGAAGTTTTTTTAGTGCGAGGGGTAGAGATGCTCGAAGCTCGGTGCGTATGAACAGAGCAATCGATTGCACGGCGCATAGTAACAAGTACTAGCAACGATGCAGCGTGTGCAGTGAGTGACTGGTCACTGTCCCCACTTAAATCGCAGGTAGGCTACCAAGGAACGCTACGCGGCTACGCAGTACTGTGGCGTGATTAAGCAGTAGTTAGACGCGAATTGATCGCAGATTCACAGCGCACCCGAGACTACCGACCCCTCCAAGGACGACGTAACTACCATTTCCACCGTACGCGCGCCCTGCCTTTTTAGCCACTACTACAAGCCATCCGATCCCAAGAGACAAAACAGCGAACACCAAATCCCAAAACAAGCAAGAAAACCAAAAATTCCATCACACAAACGCCCATCATGGAGAGATATCCGCTACGTATGGTCGTGCTGTTAGCTATGCTGTCGCTGAGCTCGTGCTGCGCCTCGTcggccggcgggggcggcgggcagctgctgcACCCGGTGATACTCATCCCGGGCTCCGGCGGCAACCAGCTGGAGGCGCGGCTGACGGACGACTACAGGCCGTCCAGCCTGACCTGCCGGGTGTGGCCGCTGGTGCGCGGCCGCGGCGGCTGGTTCCGCATGTGGTTCGAGCCGTCCGTCGTCGTCGCGCCCCTCACCCGCTGCTTCGCCGAGCGGATGATGCTCTACTACGACCGCGACGCCGACGACTACCGCAACGCGCCCGGCGTCCACACCAGGGTCTCCGACTTCGGCTCCACCTCCACCCTCCGCTACCTCGACCCTACCCTCAAGTAATCCATCGACCTCTTCTTCTTCTACTACTATTTCTTCATGTCAATGATGCAGATGTCGCAATCAGCAATGGGCCAATGGCAGTGACACGACATGCCAAAATTGACGTGCAGGGTCCTGACGGGGTACATGGACGTCCTGGCGAGCACGCTGGAGAAGGCCGGGTACGAGGAGGGGCACGACCTCTTCGGCGCGCCCTACGACTTCCGCTACGGGCTGGCCGCGCCGGGCCACCCGTCGCAGGTGGGCAGCGCCTACCTGGAGCGCCTCCGGCTGCTGGTGGAGTCCGCGTGTGCGGCCAACGGCGGCAGGCCGGCGATCCTCATGGCGCACAGCCTAGGCGGGCTATACGCGCTGCAGTTCCTAGCGCGCGCCCCGCCCGCCTGGCGCGCGGCGCACGTCAAGCGGCTGGTGACGCTGTCCGCGCCGTGGGGCGGCTCCGTGCAGGAGATGCTCACCTTCGCCTCCGGCAACACCCTCGGCGTGCCCTTCGTCGACCCCACCCTCATCCGCGACGAGCAGCGCAGCTCCGAGAGCAACCTCTGGCTGCTGCCCACGCCCAAGGTGTTTGGCAACACCACGCTCGTCGTCTCCCAGCGCCACAACCGGACCTACTCCGCCAAGAACGTCACGCAGTTCCTCAACGACATCGGGTTCGCCGACGGGGTGGAGCCGTACCGGGCGCGGATACGGCCGCTCGGCGAGGTCCTGCCGGAGCCGGGCGTGCCGGTGACATGCCTCGTGGGCACCGGCGTGGACACGGTGGAGATCCTCGTGTTTGGGGACGAGGGCTTCGACGCGGGGCCCGTGGAGGTGGTGTACGGTGATGGCGACGGGACGGTGAACCTCGCCAGCCTCATGGGACCGATCAAGGCCTGGTCCGACTCGCCGTCGCAGGTCCTGGAGGTGGTGGAGCTGCCCAAGGTGTCGCACATGGGCATCCTCAAGGACAAGAGCGCCCTCGACCAGATCCTCAGGATTCTTGATTCCATCAATCTAAACGCCACGAGCACCACGACTTATCAGTCTTAAAACAAATATATGTTTGCAACAGTAGGTTTTTTCAGGGTCTTTTCGTTGGGAAAATGTTGTTGGGATTTGATAGCTAGTGGCACTTGCCAGATGGGAGTAGAGATCAACCATCTTCTTATTGACTTCAACAAGGATTCAACAAAGAGACATCTAGTGCTGAGTCGGAATATGGGCATATTTTATTTTAGAAAAGAAGAATTATCCCCATCCTATGCATTATaatgatgcatgcaaccattttattaagCAAATATCCGAAAAGTCTGTGATGTGGTACAAGCTCGCTCGGAGCTAAAAAAGTAAAGTTAAGATAAAAATTGCCCGGCAAAAATAGGACGAGATGACTAAACATCTAGACCTAGGTCCATGTTTTTTTAAACTCCTTGGATTTGAGGAGTTTTTTTCAATAAAAATGAGTTAAAGTTTGAAAAGGCATTTAAGGAGTTAAATTCAGTTAGAGATGCCCCTAAGATAGCTACTCCATCCGACTCGAAATATAAAATCATTTCTGATACTATAATAGTGTAAAAGATGATCTTACATTTTGAGACGGGTGGAGTACTTTCTCGTTCTTTCCTTTCCTTGTTCCTTGTGCTTGGACAAAATCTTGCATTTCCATTATGTGACTAACAAAAAGGGCATTCGTAAAAAACTGAATTCTGATTTTGTCCACAGTGAGCTTGAATATCCTGGTTCACCGTTTCTCCGTGGCGTATATATACTGGTTTTTCATCTCTACTTGTTACATATTCTGGTCGACAAAACATTCTCCTGTCGACGGAAATTAGTGAGTAGGCGAGCTTTCCTTTTCGGAAAGAAGGTGACATGCCAACCGTTTCCACGTGACAATACCTTCCACGCATCCAAATTGATTCGAGCAGCAGACAGCAGTACAGGTACGGCTACGTGCCTAGAGGCACAAAGAAAGAGAAAGAATGTCCTCGAAGCTTCTCCGGCTGCGTACCGCCAGGCAACGCCacttcctgccgccgccgctgctgcagctCGTCCCCGTCCTCCTGCTCCTGCCGCCGTCACgcccggcgtcggcggcggcggcgacggcggtcacGCACCTTCCCGGATTCGATGGCCCTCTGCCCTTCAACCTTGAAACAGGGTAAGCTCTAGGTGCGTACCTCCACAATTAAAGCTTGGTTGAAATGGCACCAGACTCATGGCCGGAGTGGCCGTGTGATGCAGGTACGTGGGCGTGGAGGAGGAGACCGGGGCGGAGCTCTTCTACTATTTCGTCGAGTCGGAGAGGAGCCCCGGCACCGACCCTCTGCTCCTATGGCTCACCGGCGGTCCCCGCTGCTCGGTCATCATGGGCCTGGCCTTTGAAATCGGTCAGTTCACCAAATCGACTCCCACTTTCTGACATACTTCCTGCTCATATACATCTATCCGCCATTGTTTTGCACCATAGGTCCTCTGAAGTTTGTGTTGGCACCGTATAGTGGCGGTTTGCCGGAGTTGGTGTATAACCCATATTCATGGACAAAGGTGAGATTATAGATGATATGTTCGTCGAAATCAATTTCATTTTTGATCAGTTTTACATGGTTTAGTGACGACAATTCTCGATCAGATGGCAAACATACTCTTATTGGATTCACCGGTCGGTTCCGGTTTTTCGTTCGCTCGTGATCCCAAAGGCTACTATGTTGGGGACTACTCGTCATCTTCGCAGGTCCAAACATTTCTAAATAAGGTGATGAGAGGCATCACTGATGTCGTACCATCATACTGTTTTGCATGGAGAACTTCGAAGTGTTGATTATTGGCCGCTCTATGCATGTTTATGTACAGTGGTTCACGGATCATCCGCAGTACCTTTCAAATCCTTTCTACATTGGTGGAGATTCATATGCTGGAAAGGTGATTCCACTTATTGCACAAGGCATTTCAGAAGGTAATTATTAGCTCTTTAGAACATTGCACATCCATGCGCATTCCTGAATGTATAATAACAAGCGGGAgaagagaagtagatgggatcataaTCAACACGACGGCGGGAgaagagaagtagaagagaagagaaGTAGATGAGAAGAGAACACTGTTTGCACACTTTTTAGGATAAAGTAACTTTTTATGTTGTTGCCTCAAATTCTAACATGGACAAAGGGGAGAGAGCTGATGTCATGGTAATGATGTCTTGTCCGACACATAGGACAAAACCGGTAAAACCTGCCGGGGGTTACAACCAACACATTTTTCTAGAGTTGTCATATGAACTGAGGCGGTAATTTGGAATTTCACCAAGAGTTGAGGAGGTAATGTGGACTTACCTCTTGATTATAATATTCTCCAGGAATTGACATGAGGCAGCAACCTGTCATCAATCTCAAGGCAAGTTATTAGCTATCCATTGAACATTTAACTCGGCAACAACAGTATAATGGAAAAGAATGCGAGACCGTGTATTTATTCTATTGCCATATTAATGCAATTATTTTTAGGGATATATGGTTGGCAACCCTATAGCAGATCCAAAGTTTGATGAAAATTACAAAATTCCTAGTGCTCATGGCTTTGGGATAATATCTGATCAAATATATGAGGTGATGCCACATTTGAACACTTCAACAATAGCAtgtgatttttatttttttttgcaatATGCGTTGATCTAAGTTGTAGCATGGTTTCTTTTTGTGAAGAGTGCTGTGAAGAATTGCAAAGGAGATTACGTTAACCCCGTGAATGAAATGTGTGTTGAAGTGTTGCATACTATCAATAATGTAAGATTCATGTATTGCTCTATTGTTATGAACTAGTATGGTATTGCAAACATCATCTAATGCACTTCCCTTCTATCACAGCTCATTTCTGAAATTTCAATTGAACACATCTTGTACAAAAAATGTGACATTTTTGCGCCAAAGACCATAGACGATGCTTCAAGAAGAAATATTTTGTTGGAAGAATCTACCCAGTTAAACAAGCCACCTGCTCGTCCAACTATAGATTGTTTTGTCAGTCTCTCTTCATCCATGGGGTGTCAGTTTGATATAAGAATTTCGGTGAATGTGAAAATTGTCACATGATGTTGTTCCCATAGCACAAACTTATCTAGAATTGTTACATATGGTTACTATCTGGCTTACTTTTGGATGAACAACAACATGAATAGAAAAGCTCTTGGGATCAAGGAGGTACACACCATGTCTGTTGCATGAAACTTATTTCATAGAGTATGCATCCGAAGGTATCATTATGTAGTTTTAACTTCTTTAGATATAAAATTAGACATGGTAGGGTAAAAAAATGTTGTAGAAGTAGAAAAAGTAAAGAAAACCATCACCTTTTGAATCCTGGACTTTGCATCAACTCTATATTTACTCATGAATTTTTGTTAAACATCTAAGTACACTAGACACTTTTATAACATCCATTGACATCATGTGGTTTGCACTAACATGACATCCAAAGCTAGTGTCACTTGGATGGTTGCGACATAGATACAATACACACGTTTGCTAACAGTGTGAGGTGAAGGTGAGGGCGACCGGTTTAAAAGGAGACGATTGGTAACTGGCAACTTTGTACAAgcctttatttgcattttattttccGAGTGTACACAATTTATTAATTCTAAATTGTATGGTTCTCTTTAGACGATTTCAAAGTTTTCATACCAAAACAGAACTTGGTGCAAGGTTTGGATTTGAGGTTGACTTTTTAGCTTAATAGGTGCCATGTAGGAGCACACCTGGCATTCTTTTTCCATTCCACATCATTTGGAACACTACTGATGAAAGTTAATTTGGCAACAGGGAACAACGAGTGAGTGGATACAATGCAACATAGGGCTCCCCTACACATACGAGACACCGAGCAGTATACCATACCATGTCAACCTCACTATGAAAGG
This window encodes:
- the LOC119294937 gene encoding RNA cytosine-C(5)-methyltransferase NSUN2-like isoform X1, coding for MIALRTPISLLHLGAAAAGQRKRCTGGHRRRGHAQRRHLSGAPESLWRRRPRPPRSPAPTAAATRSESNTSSQPPPLENAAFEEYYKEQRIVREEEWDAFMSVLRRPLPATFRVNASCRFLKDICSRLENDFRRSLENEVSDECGEYALSPLPWYPGNLAWHLNLSRKQLRKNPALESFHEFLKHESEVGNITRQEAVSMVPPLFLNVQAGHHILDMCAAPGSKTFQLLEMIHQSKEPGLPPTALVIANDLKVQRCDVLIHNTKRMCTANLIVTNHEAQSFPSCSLAKDDSEAYKDHCKPQRLEFDRVLCDVPCSGDGTLRKSHDLWRKWSSSMGNEFHLLQVNIAMRGIALLKVGGRMVYSTCSMNPVENEAVVAELLRRTGSSVELLDVSNELRELVRRPGLSTWKVNDRGSWFQTYEDVPDSRKNIILPSMFPSRTSIHEGHTVYNSFDVNSEYNVPFSRNFNIGDTNNVNCDTGGISNSNSVQSLGSKFPLHRCMRIVPHDEDGGAFFIAVIHKLSPLNENQVIKVRKTENLLSTNRTVKLQEQCQHRIVSEALDDKKLLDGQNKLSVANQTSKDDNRIEVKVVSDDVEYSQTESGDRSHRMDKLDYQHKWKGIDPVLFFKDEAVIKNIVSFFGIEESFSLEGHLVTRSTDNARRMYYISKSVRDILELNVQVGEQIKIASLGVKMFERHRSKDGCSCAYRLSYEGLSLLFPYMRKRILHASPVDFQHLLQYRTINFACFADARFGEEASSLMPGCCVVVLREGCQVADSIAKDPSPIAIVCWRGKATMNVLVSPADRKELLEYRFGFKALKVEDEKSNKEIDALAEGSL
- the LOC119294939 gene encoding serine carboxypeptidase-like 18 isoform X2, translating into MSSKLLRLRTARQRHFLPPPLLQLVPVLLLLPPSRPASAAAATAVTHLPGFDGPLPFNLETGYVGVEEETGAELFYYFVESERSPGTDPLLLWLTGGPRCSVIMGLAFEIGPLKFVLAPYSGGLPELVYNPYSWTKMANILLLDSPVGSGFSFARDPKGYYVGDYSSSSQWFTDHPQYLSNPFYIGGDSYAGKVIPLIAQGISEGIDMRQQPVINLKGYMVGNPIADPKFDENYKIPSAHGFGIISDQIYESAVKNCKGDYVNPVNEMCVEVLHTINNGTTSEWIQCNIGLPYTYETPSSIPYHVNLTMKGYHALVYSGDHDLEAPFLGTQAWIRSLNFSIVADWRAWHLSGQAAGFTIEYTNNMTFATVKGAGHTAPEYRPKECFAMAQRWLDNEPL
- the LOC119294937 gene encoding RNA cytosine-C(5)-methyltransferase NSUN2-like isoform X2, yielding MTSGDLWKMSDECGEYALSPLPWYPGNLAWHLNLSRKQLRKNPALESFHEFLKHESEVGNITRQEAVSMVPPLFLNVQAGHHILDMCAAPGSKTFQLLEMIHQSKEPGLPPTALVIANDLKVQRCDVLIHNTKRMCTANLIVTNHEAQSFPSCSLAKDDSEAYKDHCKPQRLEFDRVLCDVPCSGDGTLRKSHDLWRKWSSSMGNEFHLLQVNIAMRGIALLKVGGRMVYSTCSMNPVENEAVVAELLRRTGSSVELLDVSNELRELVRRPGLSTWKVNDRGSWFQTYEDVPDSRKNIILPSMFPSRTSIHEGHTVYNSFDVNSEYNVPFSRNFNIGDTNNVNCDTGGISNSNSVQSLGSKFPLHRCMRIVPHDEDGGAFFIAVIHKLSPLNENQVIKVRKTENLLSTNRTVKLQEQCQHRIVSEALDDKKLLDGQNKLSVANQTSKDDNRIEVKVVSDDVEYSQTESGDRSHRMDKLDYQHKWKGIDPVLFFKDEAVIKNIVSFFGIEESFSLEGHLVTRSTDNARRMYYISKSVRDILELNVQVGEQIKIASLGVKMFERHRSKDGCSCAYRLSYEGLSLLFPYMRKRILHASPVDFQHLLQYRTINFACFADARFGEEASSLMPGCCVVVLREGCQVADSIAKDPSPIAIVCWRGKATMNVLVSPADRKELLEYRFGFKALKVEDEKSNKEIDALAEGSL
- the LOC119294938 gene encoding lecithin-cholesterol acyltransferase-like 1; amino-acid sequence: MERYPLRMVVLLAMLSLSSCCASSAGGGGGQLLHPVILIPGSGGNQLEARLTDDYRPSSLTCRVWPLVRGRGGWFRMWFEPSVVVAPLTRCFAERMMLYYDRDADDYRNAPGVHTRVSDFGSTSTLRYLDPTLKVLTGYMDVLASTLEKAGYEEGHDLFGAPYDFRYGLAAPGHPSQVGSAYLERLRLLVESACAANGGRPAILMAHSLGGLYALQFLARAPPAWRAAHVKRLVTLSAPWGGSVQEMLTFASGNTLGVPFVDPTLIRDEQRSSESNLWLLPTPKVFGNTTLVVSQRHNRTYSAKNVTQFLNDIGFADGVEPYRARIRPLGEVLPEPGVPVTCLVGTGVDTVEILVFGDEGFDAGPVEVVYGDGDGTVNLASLMGPIKAWSDSPSQVLEVVELPKVSHMGILKDKSALDQILRILDSINLNATSTTTYQS
- the LOC119294939 gene encoding serine carboxypeptidase-like 18 isoform X1, with the protein product MSSKLLRLRTARQRHFLPPPLLQLVPVLLLLPPSRPASAAAATAVTHLPGFDGPLPFNLETGYVGVEEETGAELFYYFVESERSPGTDPLLLWLTGGPRCSVIMGLAFEIGPLKFVLAPYSGGLPELVYNPYSWTKMANILLLDSPVGSGFSFARDPKGYYVGDYSSSSQVQTFLNKWFTDHPQYLSNPFYIGGDSYAGKVIPLIAQGISEGIDMRQQPVINLKGYMVGNPIADPKFDENYKIPSAHGFGIISDQIYESAVKNCKGDYVNPVNEMCVEVLHTINNGTTSEWIQCNIGLPYTYETPSSIPYHVNLTMKGYHALVYSGDHDLEAPFLGTQAWIRSLNFSIVADWRAWHLSGQAAGFTIEYTNNMTFATVKGAGHTAPEYRPKECFAMAQRWLDNEPL
- the LOC119294939 gene encoding serine carboxypeptidase-like 16 isoform X3; protein product: MSSKLLRLRTARQRHFLPPPLLQLVPVLLLLPPSRPASAAAATAVTHLPGFDGPLPFNLETGYVGVEEETGAELFYYFVESERSPGTDPLLLWLTGGPRCSVIMGLAFEIGPLKFVLAPYSGGLPELVYNPYSWTKMANILLLDSPVGSGFSFARDPKGYYVGDYSSSSQVQTFLNKWFTDHPQYLSNPFYIGGDSYAGKVIPLIAQGISEGIDMRQQPVINLKGYMVGNPIADPKFDENYKIPSAHGFGIISDQIYESAVKNCKGDYVNPVNEMCVEVLHTINNLISEISIEHILYKKCDIFAPKTIDDASRRNILLEESTQLNKPPARPTIDCFVSLSSSMGCQFDIRISVNVKIVT